One genomic region from Leptolyngbyaceae cyanobacterium JSC-12 encodes:
- a CDS encoding chemotaxis protein histidine kinase-like protein (IMG reference gene:2510093766~PFAM: CheW-like domain; Histidine kinase-, DNA gyrase B-, and HSP90-like ATPase; Response regulator receiver domain; Signal transducing histidine kinase, homodimeric domain; Hpt domain) yields the protein MAINSDIRSQAYQFFLEEAPELLQVIESGLLTLTQDRSTTKIHNLMRAAHSIKGGSASVGLEVIATLAHRLEAIFKALYGETLIIDTELETQLLQAFDCLRLPLMEQLTNGGFNSEMALAIADPIFTQIETRCGDALTQAETYIPSSSELGIDMVTSIFDVDVAQGLERLANVVASPQNYEVAGELRAQIEIFAGFAELLNLPQFGAIAATAQKALNAHPEKVLDITKLALTDFSQFRQIIIAGDRTQLKGPSPALIELANTPIPTSQSEESQAAQSLPELEEVNDRKDSDKAGLQPEIDTDAAIKAPSVLETAIQSIEQIFGNLPPLQVPPDSTEPIDVRATPASSVHVMPLEEREDRELQVSQSIDLYQYQSTDNTFLEDSTNIHPVEMPAAPALTVRVDADRLERMNNLVGELAINRDGLSLQNEQLKAALRELLSRFSRFQHRVNQLQELSDQMLVDAERYRYSAKHRLDRNSPSGLEQLKQRISNQTLASASHSILTVPETEFDSLEMDSYGVLHSQLQEILEDMVPLEETVEDISLFTEQSNQALEQQRQMLARLRDELIWARMLPLGEILNRFPRVLRDLSTTYHKPVNLKLTGTGVLVEKAILEKLYDPLLHLLRNAFDHGIEPPITRRQWGKPEQGQIEIRAYHKGNQTIIEVRDDGQGLDLERIRNRVIELGWLSPEQLANVSPDQLQEFIFEPGFSTAMQVSELSGRGVGLDVVRSQLRSIKGTVTVKSSPGEGTIFTLYLPFTLTIAKLVVCLADIATLALPTDGIEEIITPPAGNIRQLGAQRFLYWREQVIPVHRLASLVNYNCPLSEVTLNKSFTAIPAPKAWALPMLILRGEQHIFAVEVDRLITEQELVIKPFSATITPPSYTYGCTVLGDGSLIPVIDAVTLLNWKQDRTPPAIAMAAESESPTVIQAEIDPPRKLLPSARRTMKAPTVLVVDDSATLRRTLSFSLKRAGFRVLQAQNGQEALAQLQQSTSVQLIICDIEMPTMNGFEFLTYRRQDSRLSVIPIVMLTSRSNDKHRWLATQLGADAYFTKPFLEQDFLSELENIIRDRK from the coding sequence ATGGCAATTAACTCCGATATTCGTAGTCAAGCATATCAGTTCTTTTTGGAAGAAGCTCCTGAACTGTTGCAGGTGATAGAGTCAGGATTGCTCACATTAACTCAAGACCGCAGTACCACCAAAATCCACAACCTAATGCGAGCTGCCCACTCTATCAAAGGTGGATCTGCTAGTGTCGGTTTAGAGGTGATCGCAACCTTGGCTCATCGGCTTGAGGCAATCTTTAAGGCACTCTATGGTGAAACACTGATCATTGATACTGAATTGGAAACCCAGTTATTACAAGCCTTTGACTGTCTCAGACTACCTTTAATGGAGCAACTGACTAATGGGGGCTTCAATTCAGAAATGGCTTTAGCGATCGCAGACCCAATCTTTACTCAAATTGAAACCCGATGCGGTGACGCTCTTACTCAGGCTGAAACCTATATTCCTAGTTCATCCGAATTGGGAATTGATATGGTTACTTCAATCTTTGATGTGGATGTTGCTCAGGGACTTGAGCGTCTGGCAAACGTTGTTGCATCTCCGCAAAACTATGAAGTTGCTGGAGAATTGCGAGCGCAGATCGAAATCTTTGCTGGGTTTGCCGAGTTACTGAATCTGCCCCAATTTGGTGCTATCGCGGCAACCGCTCAAAAAGCTCTAAATGCTCATCCAGAAAAGGTTCTAGATATTACAAAACTTGCACTGACCGATTTTTCCCAGTTTAGACAAATTATTATCGCGGGCGATCGCACTCAGCTAAAGGGACCCTCTCCAGCTTTAATTGAATTAGCAAATACTCCGATTCCTACTTCTCAATCCGAGGAAAGCCAAGCTGCCCAAAGTCTACCCGAATTGGAGGAAGTAAACGATAGAAAAGACTCCGATAAAGCTGGTCTTCAGCCAGAGATAGACACAGATGCAGCGATCAAGGCACCATCAGTCCTGGAAACAGCCATTCAGTCAATTGAGCAGATCTTTGGGAACTTGCCTCCCCTGCAAGTCCCCCCGGACTCTACTGAGCCAATTGATGTTCGGGCTACACCTGCATCATCTGTTCATGTCATGCCCTTAGAAGAAAGGGAAGATAGGGAACTTCAAGTCAGCCAATCAATAGACCTGTATCAATATCAATCTACCGATAACACCTTCCTAGAAGACTCTACTAATATTCATCCTGTTGAAATGCCAGCGGCTCCCGCGTTAACTGTGCGGGTTGATGCAGATCGTTTGGAACGGATGAACAATCTAGTTGGTGAACTGGCAATAAATCGAGATGGACTTTCGCTGCAAAATGAGCAACTGAAAGCTGCGCTACGAGAGCTACTTAGTCGGTTCAGCCGATTTCAGCATCGGGTCAATCAGTTGCAAGAACTCTCCGATCAAATGCTGGTTGATGCAGAACGCTATCGCTACAGTGCTAAACATCGTTTAGATCGCAATTCGCCCTCTGGACTGGAACAACTGAAACAAAGGATCTCTAACCAGACTTTAGCATCAGCTTCTCACTCTATCCTCACAGTTCCTGAGACCGAGTTTGATTCTCTAGAGATGGACAGCTATGGAGTACTACACTCTCAGCTTCAAGAAATTCTAGAAGATATGGTGCCACTGGAAGAGACCGTTGAAGACATTTCGCTATTTACTGAACAATCCAACCAAGCCCTAGAACAACAGCGACAGATGCTGGCTCGCCTACGAGATGAGTTAATCTGGGCACGCATGTTACCACTTGGCGAGATTTTGAACCGTTTTCCACGAGTATTGCGGGATCTCTCTACGACTTACCATAAACCCGTCAACTTAAAGCTAACTGGGACAGGTGTGTTAGTTGAGAAAGCGATTCTGGAAAAACTCTATGATCCATTGCTGCATCTGCTCCGCAATGCATTTGATCATGGGATTGAGCCACCAATAACAAGACGGCAATGGGGCAAACCGGAGCAAGGGCAAATTGAAATTCGAGCTTATCATAAGGGAAATCAAACCATCATTGAAGTCAGGGATGATGGTCAAGGTTTAGATCTAGAACGGATTCGCAATCGAGTAATTGAGCTGGGTTGGCTATCTCCTGAACAATTGGCTAATGTTTCTCCAGATCAGCTCCAGGAATTCATTTTTGAGCCAGGATTTTCAACTGCAATGCAAGTGAGTGAACTCTCTGGGCGTGGAGTTGGACTGGATGTGGTGCGATCGCAACTCCGCTCAATCAAAGGAACAGTGACAGTTAAATCCTCTCCGGGTGAGGGCACAATCTTTACCCTATATTTGCCATTCACCCTAACGATCGCGAAATTAGTAGTGTGCTTAGCAGATATTGCCACCTTAGCCCTACCAACCGATGGAATTGAAGAAATCATCACTCCCCCGGCAGGAAACATCCGCCAGTTGGGAGCACAGCGTTTCCTTTATTGGCGAGAACAAGTTATTCCTGTTCATCGCCTGGCAAGTCTCGTTAATTACAATTGTCCTCTATCAGAAGTCACACTAAACAAGTCATTCACTGCAATCCCTGCGCCCAAAGCCTGGGCATTGCCAATGCTGATTCTCCGTGGAGAACAACACATTTTTGCAGTAGAGGTTGATCGCTTAATCACTGAACAAGAACTGGTAATTAAACCCTTTAGTGCTACGATTACACCACCCAGTTATACCTATGGTTGTACAGTCTTAGGCGATGGCAGCTTGATTCCAGTCATTGATGCAGTTACGTTGCTGAATTGGAAGCAAGATCGAACTCCACCTGCGATCGCAATGGCGGCAGAATCCGAATCTCCCACAGTCATTCAGGCAGAGATTGATCCCCCTCGTAAACTTTTACCCAGTGCCCGAAGAACTATGAAAGCACCGACCGTGCTTGTAGTTGATGATTCTGCCACGCTTCGCAGAACCCTAAGTTTTTCTTTGAAACGAGCAGGATTCCGAGTGTTGCAGGCACAAAATGGACAAGAAGCACTCGCTCAATTGCAACAGAGCACATCAGTACAGTTGATTATTTGTGATATTGAAATGCCAACCATGAATGGATTCGAGTTTCTTACCTACCGCCGCCAAGATTCTCGTCTCTCAGTCATTCCAATCGTGATGTTGACATCGCGGAGTAACGATAAGCATCGCTGGCTGGCAACTCAATTAGGTGCAGACGCTTATTTCACTAAACCCTTTTTAGAACAAGACTTTTTAAGTGAACTTGAAAATATTATTCGAGATAGAAAATAA
- a CDS encoding methyl-accepting chemotaxis protein (IMG reference gene:2510093767~PFAM: HAMP domain; Methyl-accepting chemotaxis protein (MCP) signaling domain) — MTQFSPKSAPSNRSTTDRFSSRYRIPTNLSLGNEHHSSTPGTAPLVNPLKSDANGLSRLPLPQQSRKSFFRQKFLNLPIRNKQLLALLTVEIISVIGLVGVGAFLIIISGRNQLTNQAKSELVVTDINYNIKVNQMGFGFRGQADNAAIIAAAQAVARRETLASSLKTQVRKILQNEIKARNIEYATLVDKDLKIIANANTDRAGETFNPNDLVSQVLSNPQQIKSNEIISWEEIKKESPPLPKEFSNQDALIRYAVTPVKDPATQVVIGALVSGDIVNRKRAIVESTVRAFGGGYSGVYLRQPSGEFEIVTALDQAQPDVALPDNSLLQEAVNAGVEPVTKRVQIGGQTYTMAARTLNNFAGQPVAVLLRGTPEIALDQLIRDSLLLQLIVTILTITTGILLAFIFGRVISKPLKKLQHTTQQFSQGDLQARAEIIATDEVGQLAGDFNIMADRIETSIKEIRRQEALLRQETEIARQARQEAEATRQEAEQLAQEQRQQKEELQQHALDLLLAVERISQGDLTVKATVTNDEIGTIADSYNATVEKLRKIVVQVQDAANQVAETANQNAPYIQAISADASLQAAEIAIMLEQVQAMADVTQEVAMNAERAKVVVHQTTQTVESSDAAMDRTVDGIHAIRVTVAETAKKVKHLGESSQKIFTVVELISAFAEQTKMLALNASIEAALAGEEGRSFAVVADEVRALARQSAEATEEIRKLVANIQAETNEVVVAMESGTEQVVAGTKLVDESRRSLNDITAASHQIDQLISAIAQATVMQAQVSETVTQTMQEVSAIANKTSLETSQVSSSFEQLRQIAQKLQTSIGQFKMS; from the coding sequence GTGACTCAGTTTTCTCCTAAGTCTGCTCCTTCCAATAGGAGCACAACTGATAGATTCAGCAGTCGGTACAGGATACCAACAAATCTTAGCCTGGGTAACGAGCATCACAGTTCTACACCTGGAACTGCCCCCTTGGTGAACCCATTGAAATCTGATGCGAATGGTTTATCCAGATTGCCCTTACCTCAGCAATCACGTAAGTCTTTCTTTCGACAAAAATTTCTTAACTTGCCGATTAGAAATAAGCAGTTGCTAGCGCTACTCACGGTTGAAATTATTTCTGTGATTGGGCTGGTGGGAGTTGGAGCCTTCTTGATTATTATCAGTGGTCGAAATCAACTCACGAACCAGGCAAAGTCTGAACTTGTGGTGACAGACATTAACTACAATATCAAAGTCAATCAGATGGGGTTTGGTTTTCGAGGACAAGCAGATAATGCGGCAATTATTGCTGCGGCTCAAGCAGTTGCTAGACGTGAAACCCTTGCTTCAAGTCTAAAAACTCAAGTGCGGAAAATTCTCCAAAATGAAATCAAAGCACGCAATATTGAATACGCTACCTTAGTTGATAAGGACTTAAAAATTATTGCAAATGCAAATACCGATCGCGCTGGGGAGACATTTAATCCTAATGATCTTGTCAGCCAGGTTTTAAGTAATCCCCAACAAATTAAATCGAATGAGATTATAAGTTGGGAAGAGATTAAGAAAGAGTCTCCCCCTTTACCTAAAGAATTTTCCAATCAAGATGCGTTAATCCGGTATGCAGTGACACCTGTTAAAGACCCTGCTACACAAGTGGTCATCGGCGCATTGGTCTCCGGAGACATTGTAAATCGTAAACGTGCGATCGTTGAAAGCACTGTCCGGGCATTTGGTGGAGGATATAGCGGAGTTTATTTACGTCAACCGTCGGGAGAATTTGAGATAGTAACTGCATTAGACCAGGCTCAACCTGATGTTGCATTACCAGATAACTCATTGCTTCAGGAAGCAGTTAATGCAGGTGTAGAACCCGTGACTAAGCGAGTTCAGATAGGAGGGCAAACCTATACAATGGCTGCCAGAACACTCAACAATTTTGCAGGGCAACCAGTTGCTGTTTTGCTGCGCGGAACTCCAGAAATTGCACTTGATCAACTCATTCGGGATAGCCTACTGTTACAACTGATTGTGACAATACTGACTATCACGACTGGCATTTTGTTAGCGTTTATATTTGGACGTGTGATTTCTAAACCACTGAAAAAGTTACAGCATACAACTCAACAATTCTCACAAGGGGATTTGCAAGCGCGAGCTGAGATTATCGCAACGGATGAAGTAGGTCAACTCGCGGGCGACTTCAACATCATGGCAGACCGAATTGAAACCAGTATTAAGGAAATTCGTCGCCAAGAAGCTCTCTTAAGGCAAGAGACGGAGATTGCTCGCCAGGCACGGCAGGAAGCAGAAGCCACACGACAAGAAGCAGAGCAACTGGCTCAAGAACAACGTCAGCAAAAAGAAGAACTCCAGCAGCACGCCTTAGACCTGCTACTGGCAGTTGAGCGCATTAGTCAGGGAGACCTCACCGTTAAGGCAACAGTCACGAATGACGAAATTGGGACAATTGCAGATTCTTACAACGCTACTGTTGAGAAATTACGCAAAATTGTAGTGCAGGTGCAGGATGCCGCTAACCAAGTTGCTGAAACAGCGAATCAAAATGCGCCCTACATTCAAGCCATCTCAGCAGATGCCTCTCTCCAAGCTGCAGAGATTGCGATCATGCTTGAGCAAGTGCAAGCTATGGCGGATGTGACTCAAGAGGTTGCAATGAATGCTGAACGCGCCAAAGTAGTCGTACATCAGACGACACAAACGGTGGAGTCTAGCGATGCCGCGATGGATCGAACAGTGGATGGGATTCACGCGATTCGGGTAACTGTGGCGGAAACTGCAAAGAAAGTAAAGCACCTAGGAGAATCATCCCAAAAGATTTTTACTGTTGTGGAATTGATTAGTGCTTTTGCTGAACAAACTAAGATGCTCGCACTCAATGCTTCTATTGAAGCGGCTTTAGCAGGCGAAGAAGGCCGTAGTTTTGCGGTGGTGGCAGATGAAGTGCGAGCGTTAGCACGGCAATCTGCTGAGGCAACCGAAGAGATTCGTAAGCTAGTTGCCAACATTCAAGCCGAAACAAATGAAGTGGTTGTTGCTATGGAATCGGGGACTGAGCAAGTTGTTGCTGGAACAAAACTGGTAGACGAATCGCGGCGAAGTTTGAACGATATTACGGCAGCAAGCCATCAAATCGACCAGCTTATTTCGGCGATCGCCCAGGCAACTGTTATGCAAGCCCAAGTCTCAGAAACAGTAACTCAAACCATGCAAGAGGTGTCAGCGATCGCCAACAAAACATCGCTGGAAACCAGTCAGGTTTCATCTTCTTTTGAGCAACTCCGTCAGATTGCCCAAAAACTGCAAACGAGCATTGGTCAATTCAAAATGAGCTAA
- a CDS encoding methyl-accepting chemotaxis protein (IMG reference gene:2510093768~PFAM: HAMP domain; GAF domain; Methyl-accepting chemotaxis protein (MCP) signaling domain), producing MAQMPYKPSIRNSTKTTYSEFDHLLATDWATAKNSSFPSEQQESFDLERDRTRLAQEQQHVVNLSSRAQWWSRLSVKTKATLVAVLIGITPVVAVGAIAYYFVNQSITNQIKQTKRDRAAQLANEINLFMSDRFADIQVLSQVPVFTNPKVYADVPQAEKVALLDRYVQLYGGIYNSIAFFDLNGDAPVQAQGAPVPNHKTRDFFQRVITTGKPTINPPSISRTTGTLSMHLAAPVKDFKTKELRGVVRFQLPVKGLDRVLQEYYKTAGDEYFVIDNSNKYFLASGNPDRIGKLASDHFPSYARLQKAQTSDSVIDVDPDNNSEKLLTYMPLKKLAGLPELNFGVLIASDAKIAFAAQRDLLFTIEIGTAIAALLVAIVAAILANRATRPILDAAEAVEKIGQGKLDTRLQFQGSDEIAVLGANINHMAAQLQESLASLTFDAAQAQLLTIAKGSRVIHPSDLQNIFDQTVAGTRTLLRLERVVIYCFNTSSDSGVVSESVSASLPSALENSVSDTCIPLEIREAYRQGRITVAYDVREAGFNSAHLDLLQHLEVKSSLITPILSGGELAGLLIAHSCSSPRIWQEFEVNLLQQLSQELGLAIYRVELLEQTTNLATEQRQLKEELQTRALQLLQEVDPISQGDLTTRAKVTADEIGTIADSYNATVDSLRQIVLQVQAAAAEVTTSTSKSEMSVQTLAEEALRQAEEIASALEIVRTMTRTAQDVAASAEEAKAAVQQAAQTVEDGDEAMVRAVDGIQAIRSTVAETAEKVKHLGESSQKISAVVELISAFAAQTNMLALNASIEASRAGEEGRGFAVVAGEVRALARQSAEATEEIRKLVASIQAETSEVVEAMEAGTEQVAIGTQLVDETRQSLNKIMAASLQISQLVTSITEATMLQSQASETVSQTMKNVADIADQTAVEANQVSSSFGQLQKVAQALEKSIGRFKLG from the coding sequence ATGGCTCAGATGCCCTACAAGCCTTCTATCCGCAACTCTACCAAGACAACTTACTCAGAGTTTGATCATCTTCTGGCAACCGATTGGGCAACAGCAAAGAATTCTTCGTTTCCTTCTGAGCAACAGGAGTCGTTTGACTTAGAACGGGATCGTACTCGACTCGCTCAGGAACAGCAGCATGTAGTAAATTTGTCCAGTCGTGCTCAGTGGTGGAGTCGTTTAAGTGTTAAAACAAAAGCCACCCTTGTGGCAGTTCTAATAGGGATAACGCCGGTCGTTGCAGTTGGTGCGATCGCTTACTACTTTGTAAACCAATCAATTACAAATCAAATTAAACAAACAAAACGAGATCGTGCGGCTCAATTGGCAAATGAAATTAATTTGTTTATGAGCGATCGGTTTGCAGATATTCAAGTCCTCAGTCAGGTTCCAGTTTTCACCAATCCCAAGGTATATGCAGACGTACCTCAAGCAGAGAAAGTTGCCTTGCTCGATCGCTACGTCCAACTATATGGTGGTATCTATAATAGCATCGCTTTTTTTGATCTCAACGGAGATGCTCCAGTTCAAGCTCAGGGGGCACCAGTCCCCAACCACAAAACACGCGACTTCTTTCAACGAGTGATAACCACTGGGAAACCAACAATTAACCCACCCTCTATTTCGCGCACCACAGGAACATTGAGCATGCATTTGGCTGCTCCTGTGAAAGATTTCAAGACAAAAGAATTGAGAGGAGTTGTCCGCTTTCAATTACCTGTAAAAGGCTTAGATCGAGTTCTCCAAGAATATTACAAGACTGCTGGAGATGAGTATTTTGTGATTGACAACAGTAATAAATATTTTCTAGCCTCTGGCAATCCAGATAGAATTGGAAAATTAGCTTCAGACCATTTTCCAAGTTATGCTCGACTACAAAAAGCTCAGACTTCAGACTCAGTAATTGATGTCGATCCGGATAACAATTCTGAAAAGCTGTTGACCTACATGCCCTTGAAAAAACTAGCAGGTCTGCCAGAACTTAATTTTGGAGTATTAATTGCCAGTGATGCTAAAATCGCCTTTGCAGCCCAGAGAGACTTGCTGTTCACAATTGAGATTGGAACCGCGATCGCAGCCTTGTTAGTTGCGATCGTTGCAGCAATTCTGGCGAATCGAGCTACTCGTCCGATTCTGGATGCGGCTGAAGCTGTGGAAAAAATTGGGCAAGGAAAATTAGATACTCGTCTCCAATTTCAGGGATCTGACGAAATTGCAGTATTAGGAGCAAATATCAACCACATGGCGGCTCAACTTCAAGAGTCACTTGCTAGTCTTACGTTTGATGCTGCCCAGGCACAGCTTTTAACCATTGCCAAAGGTTCGAGAGTCATCCATCCATCCGATTTGCAAAACATTTTCGACCAAACTGTAGCAGGAACTCGAACGCTGCTTCGGCTTGAGCGAGTCGTCATCTATTGCTTCAATACAAGTTCAGATAGTGGAGTCGTTTCAGAGTCGGTTAGTGCTAGTTTACCCAGTGCTCTGGAGAACAGTGTGAGTGATACCTGCATTCCCCTAGAAATTCGGGAGGCTTACCGACAAGGTCGAATTACTGTAGCCTATGATGTTCGAGAGGCAGGCTTCAACTCAGCCCATTTGGATCTGCTACAGCATTTGGAGGTTAAGTCTAGTCTGATCACTCCAATCCTAAGTGGTGGTGAGTTGGCTGGGTTGCTGATTGCTCATTCGTGTTCATCGCCTCGTATCTGGCAGGAGTTTGAAGTTAACCTGCTGCAACAACTTAGCCAAGAATTAGGATTGGCAATTTATCGGGTTGAATTGCTGGAGCAAACGACCAATCTGGCAACAGAGCAACGACAGTTAAAAGAGGAACTACAAACTCGTGCCTTGCAACTGCTGCAAGAGGTTGACCCAATTAGCCAAGGAGACCTGACAACACGGGCAAAAGTAACTGCGGATGAAATTGGCACGATCGCCGACTCTTACAACGCCACAGTTGATAGCTTGCGGCAAATTGTGCTGCAGGTACAGGCAGCAGCAGCCGAAGTAACAACATCAACCAGCAAGAGTGAGATGTCTGTTCAGACTTTGGCAGAAGAAGCACTACGCCAAGCTGAGGAAATTGCCAGTGCTTTAGAAATTGTCAGAACTATGACTCGCACTGCCCAGGACGTTGCTGCCAGCGCTGAAGAAGCCAAAGCGGCAGTACAACAAGCTGCTCAAACCGTAGAAGATGGGGATGAAGCAATGGTACGTGCGGTTGATGGCATTCAAGCTATTCGTTCAACTGTGGCAGAGACAGCAGAAAAAGTGAAACACTTAGGCGAATCCTCCCAAAAGATCTCGGCAGTCGTTGAACTAATTAGTGCATTTGCGGCTCAAACGAATATGCTGGCATTAAATGCTTCAATCGAAGCCTCGCGAGCAGGGGAAGAGGGTCGTGGGTTTGCAGTAGTGGCAGGTGAGGTGCGTGCTCTGGCGCGACAGTCTGCAGAAGCAACAGAGGAAATCCGCAAACTGGTTGCCAGTATTCAAGCAGAAACCAGTGAAGTAGTAGAAGCCATGGAAGCAGGAACGGAGCAAGTAGCGATCGGAACCCAACTAGTCGATGAAACCCGGCAAAGTTTGAACAAAATCATGGCAGCTAGTTTGCAAATTAGCCAGTTGGTTACCTCAATCACAGAAGCAACCATGTTACAGTCTCAAGCTTCGGAAACCGTGAGTCAAACCATGAAGAACGTAGCTGATATTGCTGACCAAACAGCAGTAGAGGCAAATCAGGTTTCATCCTCATTTGGTCAGTTACAAAAAGTTGCCCAAGCCCTGGAAAAGAGCATTGGTCGATTCAAACTTGGTTAA
- a CDS encoding chemotaxis signal transduction protein (IMG reference gene:2510093769~PFAM: CheW-like domain) encodes MSNPLPILNPESSSGQMQTLASVPFQSNKEQFLRLHLAPNTDALLPILQMASVLTIPTSQIVPIPHMPPWVMGIYNWRGEILWIVDLGHLAGLSPWYEQTTNTSIHRAVVLKVQDTNVATQVKSQMLGLVVNQVEDVEWCNVEMIQTLPLSNVAPEFARLLRGYWWKSDDDMLAILNGIAILKAVSG; translated from the coding sequence ATGTCGAACCCTTTACCAATCCTCAATCCAGAATCATCATCTGGGCAAATGCAGACTCTTGCATCGGTGCCTTTCCAGAGTAATAAAGAGCAGTTTCTGAGATTGCATCTTGCACCCAATACTGATGCCCTTTTACCAATTCTTCAAATGGCATCAGTACTCACTATCCCAACGAGTCAGATTGTACCAATTCCTCATATGCCGCCTTGGGTCATGGGTATCTATAACTGGCGAGGCGAAATTCTCTGGATTGTGGATCTAGGGCATTTGGCTGGGTTATCGCCCTGGTATGAGCAAACAACGAATACTTCAATTCATAGAGCGGTTGTGTTAAAGGTGCAAGACACAAATGTAGCAACTCAAGTTAAAAGCCAGATGTTAGGACTTGTAGTCAATCAAGTAGAAGATGTTGAGTGGTGCAATGTTGAGATGATTCAGACTCTTCCACTATCGAATGTAGCTCCTGAGTTTGCTAGACTTTTGCGTGGCTATTGGTGGAAGTCTGATGATGATATGTTAGCTATTTTGAATGGAATAGCAATTCTTAAAGCCGTGTCAGGATAA
- a CDS encoding response regulator with CheY-like receiver domain and winged-helix DNA-binding domain (IMG reference gene:2510093770~PFAM: Response regulator receiver domain), protein MRTALVVEDSLTDVQVLSRCLQQGGINVLVALSGEEAIATIAKQRPDVIVLDIVLPGCSGFEVCRELKAKADTSNIPVIICSTKGGEMDRFWGMKQGADAYLAKPIDQDELVRTVKQLMKS, encoded by the coding sequence ATGCGTACTGCGCTCGTTGTTGAAGATTCCTTAACTGATGTGCAAGTTCTCAGCCGCTGTTTGCAGCAAGGCGGAATTAATGTTCTAGTTGCGCTGAGTGGAGAAGAGGCGATCGCAACGATTGCCAAACAAAGACCGGATGTAATTGTTTTGGATATTGTTTTACCAGGTTGTAGCGGTTTTGAAGTTTGTCGTGAACTCAAAGCAAAAGCAGATACCAGCAATATTCCAGTTATCATTTGCTCCACAAAGGGGGGGGAAATGGACAGATTTTGGGGCATGAAACAGGGAGCAGATGCTTATCTTGCGAAACCCATTGACCAGGATGAGCTTGTGCGCACTGTCAAACAACTGATGAAAAGTTAA